CTAGACGTGACCAACGGCGACGAAGCCGACGACAGCTACGACCCCTCGACGGTCGAGGCCAATCGCAACATCCAGCAGGGCGGCGGCGTGGGCGCGCGGGATCTGGCGCGGCAGGACGAACCGGCCGAGATCGTCACCCCCGACGGCGACGATAGCGATGACGACGCCCCCGTCGAGGCGCTGGGAACGGCTCATCCGAAGGAGTAGCCACAGTGGCCGAACTCAACACCGAAAAGCGCGACAAGTTGCCCGACAAGGCCTTCGCCGAACCGGACAAGCGCGCCTATCCGATCGAGGACAAGGCTCACGCCCGCAACGCCAAGGCGCGCGCCAGCCAAGCCGTGAAGGCGGGGCGGATGTCCAAGGCTGAGGAAAAGCGGATCGGCAAGAAGGCCGACGCCGTCCTCAAGAAGGGTTAGGGCTCGACCTGAGCGAGAGGTCCGGTCTATTCGCGTAGGCTAGACTCCAGCGTTCCAAGAGAATCCTCATGCCTTCCGGCCTCGCCGCGCTCCTCGACGACATCGCCGGCATCACCAAGCTGGCCGCCGCCTCGCTGGACGACGTGGGCGCGGCGGCCGGCAAGGCGGGGACCAAGGCGATCGGCGTTGTGGTCGACGACACCGCCGTGACCCCCGGCTACGCCATGGGCTTTACGCCCGACCGCGAACTGCCGATCGTCTGGAAGATCGCGGTCGGCTCGTTCCGCAACAAGCTGCTGTTCCTGCTGCCGGGCGCGCTGATCCTCAGCGCGTTCGCGCCGTGGGCGGTGACGCCGATCCTGATGGTCGGCGGGTCGTATCTGGCGTTCGAGGCCACCGAGAAGATCCTCGAAGCCTTTGCTCACCATGAGGTGGCGGGCGAGGAGATCGACGACCTGGCTCAGAGCAGCGCTGAACTCGAGGCCGAAAAGGTGGGCGGCGCGATCCGCACCGACCTGATCCTGTCGGGC
The window above is part of the Caulobacter soli genome. Proteins encoded here:
- a CDS encoding DUF6582 domain-containing protein; the encoded protein is MAELNTEKRDKLPDKAFAEPDKRAYPIEDKAHARNAKARASQAVKAGRMSKAEEKRIGKKADAVLKKG